The following coding sequences lie in one Brevibacterium marinum genomic window:
- a CDS encoding peptidoglycan D,D-transpeptidase FtsI family protein — MGPRATRVKKKGERGKPNLRLRMAVIASLSILVLLVTAGRLVSIQGMDSMKLAEKALSNRLVTKTLPAARGQILADDGTVLADSVSRYRLVVDQQNVAQYEVDGELVGAWGAAEALAKPLHTDPGVLYPKLVGDKRWNPVAEGVTSETWRAVKDLNILGISAEEYAVRSYPAGGVAGNLVGFISSDGKAQAGLEKAYNEQLSGRDGQQQYERGARGEIIPLGDNNMREAVDGQGVQTTIDPALQYYAQQAIEEQRVEHEAESASIVVKDIKTGKILTAADAPSVDPNSPGKVDGTDRGSRIFTDVFEPGSTAKMVTAAALLDQGLVTPEQEFTVPDKWKAPNGEEFRDSAPHPDEKLTFAGILAESSNTGTLLAGNALSVKQRYGYLDKFGFGSTSGIDFPAETAGILNSYEDWDGRTKYTVMFGQGMAANALQTTDVIATIANGGVHVPSRLVDGTVSPSGKTIPKPADEPQRVISEKAADQTLTMLEGVVAEGTGKSAAVSGYRVAGKTGTAQAPAAEGGGYDGYTASFVGVLPAEDPQIAISVTLQRPRNGYYGGSAAAPVFSDVAGFAMRHLKIPPSTAEPQLPAREWK; from the coding sequence ATGGGCCCACGAGCCACTCGGGTGAAGAAAAAGGGCGAACGAGGCAAACCCAACCTCCGCCTGCGGATGGCAGTGATCGCGAGTCTGTCCATCCTGGTTCTCCTCGTCACCGCGGGACGACTGGTCTCGATCCAGGGAATGGACTCGATGAAACTGGCCGAGAAGGCACTGTCGAATCGGCTGGTGACGAAGACGCTGCCTGCCGCACGAGGGCAGATCCTGGCCGACGACGGCACCGTCCTCGCCGACAGCGTCTCTCGATACCGACTCGTCGTCGACCAGCAGAACGTGGCCCAGTACGAGGTCGACGGAGAACTGGTCGGCGCCTGGGGTGCCGCCGAAGCACTGGCGAAGCCGCTGCACACCGACCCCGGAGTCCTGTACCCGAAGCTCGTCGGCGACAAACGGTGGAACCCTGTTGCCGAGGGCGTGACCTCGGAGACCTGGCGGGCCGTGAAGGATCTCAACATCCTCGGCATCTCAGCCGAGGAATACGCTGTGCGCTCCTACCCTGCGGGAGGAGTGGCGGGCAACCTCGTGGGCTTCATCAGTTCGGACGGAAAGGCGCAGGCGGGCCTGGAGAAGGCCTACAACGAACAGCTGAGTGGGCGCGACGGCCAGCAGCAGTACGAGCGCGGGGCACGCGGTGAGATCATCCCCCTGGGCGACAACAACATGCGCGAAGCCGTCGACGGTCAGGGCGTGCAGACGACGATCGACCCCGCACTGCAGTACTACGCCCAGCAGGCGATCGAGGAACAGCGGGTAGAACATGAGGCGGAATCCGCGTCGATCGTGGTCAAAGACATCAAGACAGGCAAGATCCTCACCGCGGCCGACGCCCCCAGCGTCGACCCGAACTCGCCGGGCAAGGTGGATGGGACCGACCGTGGGTCCCGCATCTTCACCGATGTGTTCGAACCCGGCTCAACGGCGAAGATGGTCACGGCTGCCGCTCTGCTCGACCAGGGGCTTGTCACTCCGGAACAGGAATTCACCGTCCCGGACAAATGGAAGGCACCCAATGGTGAGGAATTTCGGGACTCGGCCCCGCACCCAGACGAGAAGCTGACCTTCGCCGGAATCCTCGCCGAATCCTCCAACACAGGGACCCTCCTGGCCGGCAACGCACTCAGCGTGAAGCAGCGCTACGGGTACCTGGACAAATTCGGCTTCGGCTCGACTTCGGGCATCGACTTCCCTGCGGAGACGGCCGGCATCCTCAACAGCTACGAAGACTGGGACGGGCGAACCAAATACACGGTGATGTTCGGACAGGGCATGGCTGCGAATGCCCTACAGACCACCGACGTCATCGCGACCATCGCCAACGGCGGAGTCCACGTTCCCTCGAGGCTCGTCGACGGAACGGTCTCACCGTCGGGCAAGACGATTCCGAAGCCGGCGGACGAACCGCAGCGAGTCATCAGCGAGAAGGCGGCGGACCAGACACTGACCATGCTCGAAGGCGTCGTCGCCGAGGGCACGGGAAAATCCGCGGCCGTCTCCGGGTACCGGGTCGCCGGCAAGACCGGTACTGCCCAGGCTCCGGCCGCCGAGGGCGGAGGCTACGATGGATACACCGCCTCATTCGTCGGAGTTCTCCCCGCAGAAGACCCGCAGATCGCGATCTCCGTGACATTGCAGCGGCCCAGAAACGGCTATTACGGTGGTAGCGCCGCAGCCCCGGTCTTCTCCGACGTCGCCGGCTTCGCCATGCGCCACCTCAAGATCCCTCCGTCGACGGCGGAACCCCAGCTACCTGCTCGAGAATGGAAATAA
- a CDS encoding UDP-N-acetylmuramoyl-L-alanyl-D-glutamate--2,6-diaminopimelate ligase: protein MRISQLLPAAPGTVHGDPDREVSGVSHDSRTVTPGQLYAALPGSNVHGAQFAADLIGRGVDAILTDAVGWDMISAQVDERDLAEVTGLIVEHPRSVLGYVSAAVYGTSGSPQLIGVTGTNGKTTTTYLADGMLEALGRRTAVIGTVATLIAGVTEPSVRTTPEAPELHALFAKMRAADVDACAMEVSSHALSQHRVDGAHFAVSGFTNLSQDHLDFHNSMEEYFAAKAMLFTRAFSDTAVVVVEDHWGEKMVEAAQVPVRTLGRDDRSDWRIEHTPGESDFILHLDGPDDEGIALRSPLPGDFNVTNTALAAAMLLEAGIAASDINAIGRSFTASVPGRMEIIDVSGPRAEGQSHPEQLPRAIVDYSHTPDALEKALESLDADSDELVIVFGAGGDRDRGKRFGMGRAAARGADVIVLTDDNPRTEDPSTIRAAIRQGIDAERAAGGARVKKVIEVAERGAAIDEAIASAAASTTVLIAGKGHETGQSAGGAVTDFDDRSRTRSALRTRLDGTQTGKVHS, encoded by the coding sequence ATGCGTATCTCACAGCTGCTGCCGGCAGCCCCAGGAACCGTCCACGGAGATCCGGATCGCGAGGTCAGCGGGGTCTCTCACGATTCGCGCACGGTCACGCCCGGCCAGCTCTATGCTGCGCTTCCGGGCTCGAACGTCCACGGGGCGCAGTTCGCTGCCGATCTCATCGGGCGCGGCGTCGACGCGATCCTCACGGACGCGGTCGGCTGGGACATGATCTCGGCACAGGTCGATGAGCGGGACCTCGCCGAGGTGACCGGGCTGATCGTGGAGCACCCCCGGTCCGTGCTCGGCTACGTCTCCGCCGCCGTGTACGGGACCTCGGGCAGCCCGCAGCTGATCGGCGTGACGGGAACGAACGGGAAGACGACGACGACCTACCTCGCCGATGGGATGCTCGAGGCACTCGGCCGCCGCACAGCTGTCATCGGCACGGTCGCGACGCTCATCGCCGGTGTCACCGAGCCGAGTGTGCGCACGACACCCGAAGCCCCCGAGCTGCATGCGCTGTTCGCGAAGATGCGCGCCGCCGATGTCGATGCCTGTGCCATGGAGGTGTCCTCGCATGCCCTGAGCCAGCACCGCGTCGACGGCGCCCATTTCGCAGTCTCCGGCTTCACGAACCTGTCCCAGGACCATCTCGACTTCCACAATTCGATGGAGGAGTACTTCGCGGCCAAGGCCATGCTGTTCACTCGGGCCTTCTCCGACACGGCGGTCGTCGTCGTCGAGGACCATTGGGGCGAGAAGATGGTCGAAGCTGCTCAGGTGCCGGTGCGCACACTCGGACGCGATGACCGCAGCGATTGGAGGATCGAACACACTCCAGGTGAGTCCGATTTCATCCTCCACCTCGACGGACCCGATGACGAGGGCATCGCCCTGCGCTCTCCGCTGCCGGGTGATTTCAACGTCACGAACACCGCGCTGGCCGCGGCCATGCTGCTGGAGGCCGGGATCGCGGCTTCCGATATCAACGCAATCGGGCGCTCCTTCACGGCGTCGGTGCCCGGCCGGATGGAGATCATCGACGTCAGCGGCCCGCGCGCCGAGGGTCAATCGCATCCGGAGCAGCTGCCGCGTGCGATCGTCGACTATTCGCACACTCCCGACGCGCTCGAGAAGGCCCTGGAGTCACTCGACGCCGACAGCGACGAACTGGTCATCGTCTTCGGTGCCGGCGGCGACCGCGACCGGGGAAAGCGCTTCGGCATGGGCCGAGCGGCCGCTCGGGGAGCAGATGTGATCGTTCTCACCGACGACAATCCGCGCACCGAGGACCCCAGCACGATCCGGGCCGCGATTCGTCAGGGCATCGATGCGGAGCGCGCGGCCGGCGGTGCACGTGTGAAGAAAGTCATCGAAGTGGCCGAACGCGGGGCCGCCATCGACGAGGCGATCGCGTCCGCGGCAGCCTCCACAACCGTGCTGATCGCAGGCAAGGGCCACGAGACGGGACAGTCAGCGGGAGGTGCCGTGACGGACTTCGACGACCGGTCGAGGACACGCTCAGCGCTGAGGACGCGACTCGACGGCACACAAACAGGTAAAGTTCACAGTTGA
- a CDS encoding UDP-N-acetylmuramoyl-tripeptide--D-alanyl-D-alanine ligase, which translates to MKQLSAAEIATAVSGELYGVDPETKLSAGVVTDSREIGPGDIYIARRGESFDGIEFAAAAVEAGAALIIGESVPTLDDATLPTVLVSDATEALGQLAKHSIEALREAGEITVIAITGSVGKTTVKDLAADLLAGEAETVWPPNSYNNEVGVPLTALRAGESTRFLVLEMGARSIGNLAYLTSLVRPDIAVELAVGTAHSGVFGSIENTARAKAELVESLSAGSVAILNADDSRVSAMREVLSPGVDTLWFSQRESLPEWVTTEDSVVQGTSITTDSSGHAAFTLNLPGQEARDVRLALIGEHHVGNALASAAIAHACGVGVKSIVTTLSTSSAASRWRMELIDSPSGVTVLNDAYNANPESMRASLKTLASMGRGDEESRPRRTFAVLGEMLELGDDSISAHSDIGELVVRLNITRTIVVGEGAKPIFNAANLEGSWGNEASWVATAAEAKDLLTAELTTGDIVLFKSSRDAGLRHLGDDIAGVSGGQ; encoded by the coding sequence ATGAAGCAACTGAGTGCAGCCGAAATCGCAACCGCCGTCTCCGGCGAGTTGTACGGCGTCGACCCCGAGACCAAATTGTCCGCCGGAGTGGTAACCGATTCGCGAGAAATCGGCCCCGGCGATATCTACATCGCCCGCCGAGGGGAGTCCTTCGACGGCATCGAATTCGCGGCGGCGGCCGTGGAGGCGGGTGCGGCGCTGATCATCGGCGAATCCGTGCCCACCCTCGACGATGCGACGCTGCCCACCGTCCTCGTCTCCGACGCCACAGAGGCACTTGGCCAATTGGCCAAGCACAGCATCGAGGCGCTGCGCGAGGCCGGTGAGATCACGGTCATTGCGATCACCGGCTCGGTCGGCAAGACCACCGTGAAGGATCTCGCCGCCGACCTGCTCGCAGGTGAGGCCGAGACGGTGTGGCCACCGAACTCCTACAACAATGAGGTCGGCGTCCCGCTGACCGCGCTGCGGGCCGGAGAGTCCACACGCTTCCTCGTGCTCGAGATGGGCGCCCGCTCGATCGGCAACCTGGCCTACCTGACGAGCCTCGTGAGGCCGGACATCGCCGTCGAACTCGCCGTCGGCACGGCCCACTCGGGTGTCTTCGGTTCGATCGAGAACACGGCCCGGGCCAAAGCGGAACTCGTCGAATCCCTTTCTGCAGGATCCGTTGCGATCCTCAACGCCGATGACTCCCGGGTGTCCGCGATGCGCGAGGTGCTCTCACCCGGGGTCGACACGCTGTGGTTCTCCCAGCGGGAATCGCTGCCCGAGTGGGTGACGACCGAGGACTCCGTGGTCCAAGGAACGTCGATCACCACCGACTCCTCGGGACATGCGGCGTTCACCTTGAACCTGCCGGGACAGGAAGCACGCGATGTGCGCTTGGCGCTGATCGGCGAGCATCACGTCGGCAATGCTCTCGCGTCGGCGGCCATCGCCCACGCCTGCGGTGTGGGCGTGAAGTCCATCGTGACCACACTCTCGACGTCATCGGCGGCAAGCCGCTGGCGGATGGAACTCATCGACTCGCCGTCTGGTGTGACGGTCCTCAACGATGCCTACAACGCCAATCCCGAATCGATGCGCGCCTCCCTGAAGACGCTGGCGTCGATGGGCCGCGGCGACGAGGAGAGCCGGCCGCGCCGGACCTTCGCCGTCCTCGGCGAGATGCTCGAGCTCGGCGACGATTCGATCTCCGCACACTCCGACATCGGCGAACTCGTCGTGCGTCTGAACATCACCCGCACCATCGTCGTCGGCGAGGGCGCGAAGCCCATCTTCAACGCGGCGAACCTCGAAGGCTCCTGGGGCAACGAGGCGAGCTGGGTCGCTACCGCCGCCGAGGCGAAGGACCTGCTGACCGCCGAACTGACCACAGGCGACATCGTCCTGTTCAAATCCTCCCGAGACGCCGGCCTGCGGCACCTCGGGGATGACATCGCCGGTGTATCGGGGGGCCAATGA
- the mraY gene encoding phospho-N-acetylmuramoyl-pentapeptide-transferase, with protein sequence MIAVLLAACLALIFALVGTPLFIRVLVKRGYGQFVRDDGPTSHATKRGTPTMGGVVIIGAALLAYLLGHLFTGSVPTASGLLVLWLAAGLGVVGFLDDFIKIKKQRSLGLRPVPKLIGQAFVGISFAVLGLQFPNSFGETPASTKISFIRDTNLDLAFGSAVLGLVLFVIWANLIVTAVSNAVNLTDGLDGLAAGASVVVFAAYVVIGTWQSTQNCNLMSEATSACYYMRDPRDLAMVAGAMAAACFGFLWFNTSPAKIFMGDTGSLAIGGAIAGLAIMSRTELLLLVLGGLFVIITLSVIIQVVSFKTTGKRVFRMAPLQHHFELKGWAEVTIVVRFWIIAALFVIAGICLFYAEWVSRIG encoded by the coding sequence ATGATCGCCGTACTGCTTGCCGCATGCCTGGCACTGATCTTCGCCCTGGTCGGCACACCGCTGTTCATCCGCGTCCTCGTCAAACGCGGCTACGGACAGTTCGTCCGTGACGACGGGCCCACCTCGCATGCGACGAAGCGCGGCACCCCGACGATGGGCGGCGTCGTCATCATCGGTGCCGCCTTGCTCGCCTACCTGCTGGGACACCTGTTCACCGGGTCCGTTCCGACCGCCTCGGGCCTGCTCGTCCTGTGGTTGGCCGCAGGACTGGGCGTGGTCGGATTCCTCGACGACTTCATCAAAATCAAGAAGCAGCGCTCCCTCGGGCTGCGGCCGGTGCCCAAGCTCATCGGTCAGGCGTTCGTCGGCATCTCCTTCGCCGTGCTCGGTCTCCAGTTCCCGAACTCGTTCGGAGAGACCCCGGCGTCGACGAAGATCTCCTTCATCCGCGACACCAACCTCGACCTGGCCTTCGGGTCCGCCGTGCTCGGTCTGGTCCTGTTCGTCATCTGGGCCAACCTCATCGTCACTGCGGTGTCCAACGCCGTGAACCTCACCGACGGACTCGACGGTCTGGCCGCGGGCGCATCCGTGGTCGTGTTCGCCGCCTACGTCGTCATCGGCACCTGGCAGTCGACGCAGAACTGCAACCTGATGTCCGAGGCCACCAGCGCCTGCTACTACATGCGCGACCCACGCGACCTGGCCATGGTCGCCGGCGCGATGGCCGCCGCCTGCTTCGGCTTCCTGTGGTTCAACACCTCGCCCGCGAAGATCTTCATGGGCGACACCGGCTCTCTGGCCATCGGCGGAGCGATCGCCGGACTGGCCATCATGTCCCGGACAGAGCTTCTGCTCCTCGTCCTCGGCGGACTCTTCGTCATCATCACCCTGTCCGTGATCATCCAGGTCGTCTCGTTCAAGACCACCGGCAAACGGGTCTTCCGCATGGCGCCGCTGCAGCACCACTTCGAACTGAAGGGGTGGGCCGAGGTGACCATTGTGGTCCGCTTCTGGATCATCGCGGCTCTCTTCGTCATCGCCGGAATCTGCCTCTTCTACGCGGAATGGGTGTCCCGTATTGGCTGA
- the murD gene encoding UDP-N-acetylmuramoyl-L-alanine--D-glutamate ligase produces MGPSSSLDGLRILVTGLGVTGFPAAVHLGERGADVIVVDGDDQADVSEKAQILEVFDVDIRRGPEHVETLPEESLDLVVTSPGWRPDHPLLLAAMQAGVPVIGEVELAWRIRGTNDAQWLTITGTNGKTTTTTMLESMLLAHGLKAKACGNIGAPLLEAVLEPGLEVLAIELSSFQLHWQDSLSADASAVLNIAPDHLDWHGSADAYEADKAKIYHQTKTACVYNAADEVTLRMVEDADVVDGAKAIGFTTGIPRPGELGVVEDLLVDRAFIPQRYSSAAELASLDDVATATGVAGQRPADHQISNALAAAALARSVGVPGPAIAEGLKNHSLGAHRMVTVAERDGIRWVDDSKATNTHAANASLNSFDPIIWIAGGLPKGADFTPLFSDHGHRLRALVLIGADDTAFREAVAATVPDLDVIRIEPALAVDSGVPRRRGEAVVAAAVDAAASIAVSGDTVLLAPAAASMDQFLNYNTRGELFTQAVHSHLES; encoded by the coding sequence ATGGGACCCAGTTCGTCTCTGGACGGCCTGCGGATCCTCGTCACCGGACTCGGTGTGACGGGGTTCCCCGCTGCCGTCCACCTCGGCGAACGCGGAGCAGACGTGATCGTCGTCGACGGCGACGATCAAGCGGATGTGAGTGAGAAGGCGCAGATCCTCGAAGTCTTCGACGTCGACATCCGACGCGGCCCCGAACATGTGGAGACGCTGCCCGAAGAGTCGCTCGACCTGGTTGTGACCTCCCCGGGCTGGCGGCCCGACCACCCGCTGCTGCTGGCCGCCATGCAGGCGGGAGTTCCCGTGATCGGCGAGGTCGAACTCGCGTGGCGGATCCGGGGCACCAACGATGCCCAGTGGCTGACGATCACCGGCACCAACGGCAAGACCACGACCACGACGATGCTCGAATCCATGCTCCTGGCCCACGGTCTGAAGGCGAAGGCCTGCGGCAACATCGGCGCACCGCTGCTCGAGGCAGTGCTCGAACCCGGCCTCGAGGTCCTCGCGATCGAGCTCTCGAGCTTCCAGCTGCACTGGCAGGACTCGCTGAGCGCGGATGCCTCGGCAGTGCTCAACATCGCACCCGACCATCTGGACTGGCACGGAAGCGCTGACGCCTACGAAGCCGACAAAGCCAAGATCTATCACCAGACCAAGACTGCGTGCGTCTACAACGCCGCCGACGAGGTGACCCTGCGGATGGTCGAGGACGCCGACGTCGTCGATGGCGCCAAGGCGATCGGCTTCACCACGGGAATCCCGCGACCGGGGGAGCTGGGCGTCGTCGAGGACCTGCTGGTCGATCGCGCATTCATTCCGCAGCGCTATTCCTCGGCCGCCGAACTCGCCTCCCTCGACGATGTGGCGACCGCGACCGGAGTGGCCGGGCAGAGGCCGGCCGACCACCAGATCTCGAATGCCCTCGCCGCGGCCGCGCTGGCACGCAGTGTCGGAGTGCCCGGCCCAGCGATCGCCGAGGGTCTGAAGAACCACTCGCTCGGTGCCCACCGCATGGTCACCGTCGCCGAACGCGACGGGATCCGTTGGGTCGACGACTCCAAAGCGACGAACACCCACGCTGCCAATGCCTCGCTGAACAGCTTCGATCCGATCATCTGGATCGCCGGTGGGCTGCCGAAGGGTGCTGACTTCACACCGCTGTTCTCCGATCACGGCCATCGGCTGCGGGCGCTCGTACTCATCGGGGCCGACGACACCGCGTTCCGAGAGGCCGTCGCGGCGACCGTGCCCGATCTTGACGTGATCAGGATCGAACCCGCACTCGCCGTGGACTCGGGTGTGCCCCGACGCCGAGGTGAAGCCGTGGTCGCGGCAGCGGTGGACGCGGCCGCGAGCATCGCAGTCTCCGGAGACACCGTGCTGCTGGCCCCCGCCGCGGCCAGCATGGACCAGTTCCTCAACTACAACACTCGAGGTGAACTCTTCACTCAGGCTGTCCACTCCCACCTGGAGAGCTGA
- the ftsW gene encoding putative lipid II flippase FtsW — translation MLSSVRRELVRVSDYPLTTYYLILVSVLALTALGLVMVLSASSITSYDGGEGSSFAYFNKQAGFVAAGAILMVAATFVSLYMWGRLAWWGLGIGVAMQAAVFVPGLGRSIKGNANWIQLGGFQVQPSEFLKIALAVWLGYVLAKKYGKMTTFGHAMIPVVPGIALAIGLIVGGNDLGTALVLMAMALACLFIGFFPWRYFLLLFGSLAAITVFFVLSSENRLRRITAALTGHADQTASDITGQAWQSNHGLFSLASGGWLGVGLGASREKWSWLPEAHNDFIFAIIGEELGLVGSLAVILLFAALAYGMIRVIMRSESMFIQVATTGLFAWIIGQAAINICVVTGLLPVIGVPLPFVSYGGSSIIASLLAIGIVLSFARTEDGAAAAIRVHKDRMRSSFAVLARKRKK, via the coding sequence GTGCTGTCGTCGGTGCGGCGAGAGCTCGTCCGCGTCTCCGACTATCCGCTGACGACGTACTATCTGATTCTGGTCTCCGTCCTCGCGCTGACTGCGTTGGGGCTCGTCATGGTCCTCTCGGCGTCCTCGATCACTTCATACGACGGGGGCGAGGGCTCCTCGTTCGCCTACTTCAACAAGCAGGCGGGGTTCGTGGCGGCGGGCGCCATCCTCATGGTCGCAGCTACATTCGTCTCACTGTACATGTGGGGCAGGCTTGCATGGTGGGGACTGGGGATCGGCGTGGCGATGCAGGCTGCCGTCTTCGTTCCCGGACTCGGTCGGTCGATCAAGGGCAACGCCAACTGGATCCAGCTCGGAGGCTTCCAGGTCCAGCCCTCCGAGTTCCTCAAGATCGCACTGGCCGTGTGGCTGGGGTACGTCCTGGCCAAAAAATACGGGAAGATGACGACCTTCGGCCATGCCATGATCCCCGTCGTCCCCGGCATCGCCCTCGCCATCGGCCTCATCGTGGGCGGCAATGACCTCGGCACGGCGCTGGTTCTCATGGCAATGGCTCTCGCCTGTCTGTTCATCGGTTTCTTCCCGTGGAGATACTTCCTCCTGCTCTTCGGTTCGCTCGCTGCGATCACCGTGTTCTTCGTCCTCAGCTCCGAGAACCGCCTCAGACGCATCACGGCCGCACTCACCGGTCATGCGGACCAGACCGCCTCCGACATCACCGGCCAAGCCTGGCAGTCGAACCATGGTCTGTTCTCACTGGCCTCCGGCGGCTGGCTGGGAGTCGGGCTGGGGGCGAGTCGCGAGAAATGGTCCTGGCTGCCGGAAGCGCACAATGACTTCATATTCGCCATCATCGGAGAAGAGCTCGGACTGGTCGGTTCCCTGGCAGTGATCCTGTTGTTCGCCGCCCTGGCCTACGGGATGATCCGGGTGATTATGCGCTCGGAATCCATGTTCATCCAGGTCGCGACGACCGGGCTGTTCGCGTGGATCATCGGACAGGCCGCCATCAACATCTGTGTGGTGACCGGACTGCTGCCGGTCATCGGGGTGCCATTGCCGTTCGTATCCTATGGTGGGTCATCGATCATCGCCTCGCTGTTGGCGATCGGGATCGTCCTGTCCTTCGCGAGAACCGAGGATGGTGCCGCGGCAGCCATCAGGGTGCACAAGGACAGAATGAGATCTTCATTCGCAGTACTGGCCAGAAAGAGAAAGAAGTGA